The following proteins are co-located in the Sporolactobacillus pectinivorans genome:
- a CDS encoding 2-isopropylmalate synthase, whose amino-acid sequence MEKVEIYDTTLRDGEQAPGCSLNVEEKVRVAKQLERLGVDVIEAGFPASSPDDFKAVRDIANEIKDSTVTGLSRCMKHDIDACWEALKGTENPRVHVFIATSPIHMAYKLKKKPEEILEMAVQSVKYAKKFFPQIEFSAEDASRSDRAYLAKVVDAVMTAGATVINLPDTVGYATPGEYGDMFRYIRNHVADSDRVCFSCHCHNDLGMATANTLASVEAGVRQIECTVNGVGERAGNVALEEAAAVLYVRKDVFHVMTQLNLKEIKRTSNMVSELMRSPIQANKAIVGANAFAHEAGIHQDGVLKDPRTYEIMSPSMIGLDQTRLVLGKHSGRHALVEKASELGVHIPDHFVNAYFQAFKKMADNQKNISDDDLVSFFKNEKISI is encoded by the coding sequence ATGGAAAAGGTTGAAATTTACGACACGACGCTGCGTGACGGTGAACAAGCACCCGGATGCAGTCTGAACGTTGAAGAAAAAGTGAGGGTGGCCAAACAATTGGAACGGCTCGGCGTCGATGTGATCGAAGCAGGATTTCCCGCATCATCGCCTGATGATTTTAAGGCTGTGCGTGATATTGCAAATGAGATCAAAGACAGTACGGTGACCGGTCTATCCAGATGCATGAAACATGATATCGATGCATGCTGGGAAGCGCTGAAGGGCACCGAAAACCCAAGAGTGCATGTGTTCATCGCAACATCGCCGATCCATATGGCCTATAAGCTGAAAAAGAAACCGGAAGAAATTCTCGAAATGGCTGTCCAGTCTGTAAAATATGCAAAGAAGTTTTTCCCGCAGATTGAATTTTCCGCAGAAGACGCTTCCCGAAGTGATAGGGCTTATCTGGCAAAAGTTGTTGATGCAGTGATGACGGCCGGAGCAACAGTCATCAACCTTCCCGACACAGTCGGTTATGCGACACCTGGGGAATATGGAGATATGTTCCGGTACATCAGGAATCACGTTGCAGATAGCGACCGAGTGTGCTTCTCCTGTCACTGCCATAATGATCTTGGCATGGCCACGGCCAATACGTTGGCCTCGGTTGAAGCCGGAGTCCGCCAGATTGAGTGCACGGTCAACGGAGTCGGTGAACGGGCGGGAAATGTAGCTCTGGAAGAGGCGGCGGCTGTGCTGTATGTCCGGAAAGATGTTTTCCATGTCATGACACAGTTGAACCTGAAGGAAATTAAGCGGACGAGTAATATGGTCAGCGAGCTCATGCGCAGCCCGATTCAGGCTAACAAGGCGATTGTCGGTGCTAACGCGTTTGCCCATGAAGCCGGCATTCATCAGGATGGTGTGCTAAAGGATCCGAGAACCTATGAAATCATGTCTCCATCGATGATCGGACTGGATCAAACCCGGCTTGTCCTTGGAAAACATTCCGGCCGGCACGCACTTGTAGAGAAAGCATCGGAGCTGGGTGTTCACATTCCTGATCATTTCGTCAATGCCTATTTTCAAGCCTTCAAAAAGATGGCGGACAACCAGAAAAATATTTCTGATGATGATCTTGTCTCTTTTTTTAAGAATGAAAAAATTTCTATTTGA
- the leuD gene encoding 3-isopropylmalate dehydratase small subunit → MEPFQTFEGLVCPIDRINVDTDQIIPKQFLKRVERQGFGQFLFYNWRFDSEGRENPDFILNQPKYAKASILVARNNFGCGSSREHAPWALQDYGFKVIIAPSYADIFYNNCQKNGILTILLEADKVDRLISASQQKSLCLTVSLEQQTITGDGIHDHFDIEPYRKEMLIKGMDDIAVTLGYEDEISAYEQKQTVRA, encoded by the coding sequence ATGGAACCATTTCAGACATTTGAAGGGCTTGTCTGCCCCATTGACCGGATTAATGTCGATACCGATCAGATTATACCCAAACAATTTCTTAAACGGGTCGAGCGTCAGGGCTTTGGACAGTTCCTTTTCTATAATTGGCGATTTGACAGTGAGGGCCGGGAAAATCCGGACTTTATTCTGAATCAGCCCAAGTATGCAAAGGCGTCCATTCTTGTGGCAAGAAATAATTTCGGCTGCGGATCGTCCCGTGAGCATGCCCCGTGGGCGCTTCAGGATTATGGCTTTAAAGTGATCATTGCCCCGAGTTATGCGGATATTTTTTATAACAACTGTCAGAAAAACGGGATTCTGACTATTTTACTTGAAGCGGATAAAGTGGACAGACTGATCAGCGCCAGCCAGCAGAAATCTCTGTGTTTAACAGTCAGCCTGGAGCAGCAGACCATAACCGGAGATGGAATTCACGATCATTTTGACATTGAACCGTATCGGAAGGAAATGCTGATTAAGGGCATGGACGACATTGCGGTGACACTGGGTTATGAAGATGAAATCAGCGCTTACGAACAGAAGCAGACAGTCCGGGCGTAA
- a CDS encoding ATP-binding protein, with the protein KKENVIFLGNSGTGKTHLAIGLGIEMIQNGFKTKFITASELVEELLTAYEEQKLNALEKKWLKLDVVIVDELGYVPFSKTGAELLFQFFSSRYERASLILTTNLEFNEWTSLFGDEKMTAALLDRVTHRCHIHLLNGESYRFRQSMKRQEDKG; encoded by the coding sequence AAAGAAAGAGAATGTGATCTTTCTCGGCAACAGCGGTACCGGAAAGACCCATCTGGCGATTGGCCTGGGTATTGAAATGATTCAAAACGGTTTTAAAACCAAATTTATCACGGCGTCTGAATTAGTCGAAGAGCTGCTTACAGCCTATGAGGAGCAGAAATTAAATGCGCTAGAGAAAAAATGGTTGAAGTTGGATGTGGTCATTGTAGATGAACTCGGCTATGTCCCCTTCTCCAAAACCGGGGCTGAGCTTCTGTTCCAATTCTTCTCAAGCCGATACGAGCGGGCCAGTCTGATTCTGACAACCAATCTGGAATTTAATGAATGGACGAGCTTGTTTGGCGATGAAAAGATGACTGCCGCACTCCTTGATCGGGTCACGCATCGCTGTCACATTCATCTGCTTAATGGGGAATCCTACCGATTCAGGCAGAGTATGAAACGGCAAGAAGACAAAGGGTAA
- a CDS encoding HAD-IA family hydrolase produces MILCQEAARINTSLEVVFFDLFFTLVTPKYRGLKNENDVLGLSREEWEHYAEDETLYFQRAIGNIKDPRAIIQSIVDKTNACVNEETIDEILKLREKRMEQALIDVDAAILRALSDLKKSGKKLCLISNSDVIDAMHWAESPLSSLFDYVVFSYDVGCLKPQANIYKIALEQMNVTPERCVFVGDGGSEELKGAKELGIKTILTTYLFKRSEKQLNRIKAFADYYIEDFTEIKNIVCNSNE; encoded by the coding sequence ATAATACTGTGTCAGGAGGCGGCTAGGATAAATACAAGTCTGGAAGTTGTATTTTTTGATCTGTTTTTTACACTGGTAACGCCTAAATACAGAGGGCTTAAAAATGAAAATGATGTGTTAGGCCTTTCCCGCGAAGAATGGGAACACTATGCGGAGGATGAAACATTATATTTCCAAAGAGCCATTGGAAATATAAAAGATCCGCGTGCGATCATTCAATCTATCGTTGATAAGACGAATGCATGTGTTAATGAAGAGACAATCGATGAAATTTTAAAACTTAGGGAAAAAAGAATGGAGCAGGCCTTAATTGATGTTGACGCTGCAATTCTTCGTGCCCTTTCAGATTTAAAGAAAAGCGGAAAAAAATTATGCCTAATCAGTAATTCAGACGTTATTGATGCCATGCATTGGGCAGAATCGCCGCTGAGCAGTTTATTTGATTATGTTGTATTTTCGTACGACGTCGGCTGCTTAAAGCCTCAGGCCAATATTTATAAAATAGCGCTTGAACAAATGAATGTCACTCCGGAACGTTGTGTCTTTGTTGGAGACGGGGGTTCAGAAGAATTGAAAGGAGCAAAAGAGTTGGGGATTAAGACCATTTTAACGACTTACTTGTTCAAAAGAAGCGAAAAGCAACTTAATAGGATTAAAGCGTTCGCAGATTATTACATAGAAGACTTTACAGAAATTAAAAATATAGTGTGCAACAGTAATGAATAG
- a CDS encoding GNAT family N-acetyltransferase: MEAAAAGSFIAMAVNGLYLTIKNEGGVYMYQLAEPSMNLEKSYNNYIDEWEKAGENIIPTAAKREGKPFKQLVQEWGAQKTDRMYEQGWVPASLYFLIDENKKIYGALQIRHALNEKLLKLGGHIGYGVRPSERQKGLATKMLSLSLKKAEELGLRRVLITCDKKNIGSAKTITNNRGVLENEEDDGNRITQRYWVQI, encoded by the coding sequence GTGGAGGCAGCAGCCGCCGGTTCATTTATTGCAATGGCAGTCAATGGCCTGTATCTGACCATTAAGAACGAGGGAGGGGTATACATGTATCAGCTGGCAGAACCGTCAATGAATCTGGAGAAGAGTTATAACAATTATATTGATGAGTGGGAAAAAGCAGGGGAGAATATCATTCCAACTGCCGCAAAAAGAGAAGGTAAGCCTTTTAAACAATTAGTTCAAGAATGGGGTGCCCAGAAAACAGATCGGATGTACGAACAAGGATGGGTTCCGGCATCGCTCTATTTTCTGATCGATGAAAATAAAAAAATATACGGTGCTCTGCAAATCAGGCATGCACTGAATGAGAAGCTGCTGAAACTTGGCGGGCATATCGGATATGGTGTCAGGCCTTCCGAACGGCAAAAAGGACTGGCCACAAAAATGCTCTCACTTTCTTTAAAAAAGGCCGAAGAACTGGGACTGAGACGTGTTTTGATTACCTGTGATAAAAAGAATATCGGCTCAGCAAAAACGATCACGAACAATAGAGGGGTCCTTGAGAATGAGGAAGACGACGGGAATAGAATAACACAAAGGTACTGGGTGCAGATTTAA
- a CDS encoding MFS transporter, which produces MKVLFHNKSFSLLFFGRLIGNIGDSLYYIAAMWLAYDLGGSPFFSGLAGFLTLLPEFFSFFVGPIVDRVALKKVLIVPVLIQGVLVLFVPGLYLFHSLTVVGVLVIMPLIGLFGLFPYPAENALIRKLVSEQYLVKANSAMSFAYQGTDLVFSSAGGLLIAVIGAVSLYFVDSLTFFLTVILFALLHLRHQANSNHMKARSSSYRADLSEGLHFVVQPLIVKMLLPFLISNFVLSGVFAVMPAFSRQMGGPVIYGILMACYTAGFLVGTLLSSFVSHRFSIGRAVIYGYGCSGILWILMDLAASRSVSLACVLLALANIPIGATNILFSSFFQIVPPPNMIGRVSAITESLIAAAMPLGSLAGGTLASSAGNHAMIISQGVVITMIAAYWLMTKNLRRLPDIEHLKNSPLIETNLLKFMQSRF; this is translated from the coding sequence ATGAAAGTACTCTTTCACAATAAAAGTTTTTCTCTGCTATTTTTTGGCCGGTTAATCGGTAATATAGGTGACAGTCTGTATTATATTGCCGCTATGTGGTTGGCTTATGATTTGGGCGGCTCTCCATTTTTTTCTGGTCTTGCGGGATTTCTGACACTTTTACCGGAATTTTTCTCCTTTTTCGTTGGCCCGATTGTGGATCGCGTTGCTCTGAAAAAAGTGTTGATCGTTCCGGTTTTGATTCAGGGCGTTCTGGTACTGTTCGTGCCCGGGCTGTACTTGTTTCATTCGCTTACAGTTGTCGGAGTTCTTGTCATTATGCCATTGATTGGCTTGTTCGGCCTGTTCCCATACCCGGCCGAAAATGCGCTGATCCGAAAACTGGTCAGTGAGCAGTATCTGGTCAAGGCCAATTCAGCGATGTCTTTTGCTTACCAAGGCACCGATTTGGTTTTCAGCTCTGCCGGCGGGCTGCTGATTGCTGTGATCGGTGCGGTCAGTCTATATTTCGTTGATTCGCTGACGTTTTTTCTCACTGTAATTTTGTTTGCGCTTTTGCACCTGAGACATCAAGCAAATTCAAATCACATGAAGGCTCGATCGTCATCCTATCGAGCCGATCTATCCGAAGGTCTTCATTTTGTTGTTCAGCCGTTGATAGTGAAGATGCTTCTGCCTTTTCTGATCAGTAATTTTGTGCTGAGCGGAGTGTTTGCTGTGATGCCGGCTTTTTCAAGACAGATGGGTGGGCCGGTTATTTATGGCATTTTGATGGCCTGCTACACGGCAGGATTTTTGGTTGGAACTCTGCTGTCATCATTTGTTTCCCATAGGTTCAGCATTGGAAGGGCCGTCATTTATGGGTATGGATGTTCGGGCATTCTGTGGATTTTGATGGATCTGGCGGCATCACGTTCAGTGTCACTGGCTTGCGTTCTTCTGGCACTTGCCAACATTCCGATCGGCGCAACCAATATTCTGTTCAGTTCTTTTTTTCAGATTGTTCCGCCACCGAATATGATCGGCAGAGTCTCTGCCATAACCGAAAGCCTGATCGCAGCGGCGATGCCTTTAGGATCGCTGGCGGGCGGTACACTGGCGTCATCGGCCGGAAACCATGCGATGATCATCAGCCAGGGTGTAGTGATCACCATGATAGCTGCCTATTGGCTGATGACGAAAAACCTGCGCCGATTGCCGGATATAGAGCATCTCAAAAACAGCCCGTTAATCGAAACGAATTTATTAAAATTTATGCAGTCCCGTTTTTGA
- a CDS encoding MFS transporter: protein MDAEGVIGNRRAESQGKMGDEAVHHYSEREKQRLEVRINNLPATRTMYKVFTLITLGMMLDGFDVYLAAGVLGQLVQTGWSSVTLNAVFISTTFIGLFIGSIVTGFVGDWKGRQFAYQINLFIFGLASLASFFAPNMTALIVLRGISGIGLGAEIVTGFALLGEFVPARSRGKWVATLSFLANCTAPVTTFVAYLVIPNIGWRWMFAIVGACSVVVWYFRRSLPESPRWYFSQGEYEKAEEVVHIFEIEAEEKYGKAYQTSYEDDVNQYHQIMDKQSGSGALFDKQTVIRFILACLILAAINTSVYTFVTWVPTLLVKKGITISHSLVFTMLMMIGAPIGAYVGRVTVDKIGRKWNIVGAFLMTAILGIAYAFQTDPISIMVIGFFMTVCLYVLMAVGLAVYVPELFPTPIRLRANGMAQAFGRLFTIVTPYAVAWLLINQGMISIFVLMGIFLVIVAVFTIFCGPETKQQILK from the coding sequence ATGGATGCAGAAGGGGTTATCGGCAATCGCAGAGCAGAGAGCCAGGGTAAAATGGGTGATGAGGCAGTGCATCACTACTCGGAGCGTGAAAAGCAACGGCTTGAGGTACGCATTAATAATCTTCCTGCAACTCGGACGATGTACAAAGTCTTTACATTAATTACGCTTGGCATGATGCTCGACGGTTTTGATGTTTATCTGGCTGCTGGCGTGCTCGGTCAACTGGTTCAGACGGGCTGGTCCTCCGTTACATTAAACGCCGTATTTATTTCTACAACTTTTATCGGATTGTTCATTGGATCCATTGTCACTGGTTTTGTCGGCGATTGGAAGGGACGTCAATTTGCCTACCAAATTAATCTGTTCATTTTTGGCCTGGCGTCACTGGCCAGTTTCTTTGCGCCGAATATGACCGCACTGATTGTACTCAGGGGCATCAGCGGGATCGGTCTCGGTGCTGAAATTGTGACCGGATTTGCCTTACTGGGAGAATTTGTTCCGGCACGTTCAAGAGGAAAGTGGGTGGCGACGCTTTCTTTTCTGGCCAATTGCACGGCGCCAGTCACTACTTTTGTTGCTTACTTAGTCATTCCAAACATTGGCTGGCGGTGGATGTTTGCTATTGTCGGTGCCTGTTCTGTTGTTGTCTGGTATTTCAGGCGAAGTCTGCCTGAGTCGCCAAGGTGGTATTTTTCACAGGGCGAATATGAAAAAGCCGAAGAAGTCGTTCATATATTCGAAATAGAGGCTGAAGAAAAATACGGCAAGGCTTACCAGACTAGCTATGAAGACGATGTCAATCAGTATCATCAGATCATGGACAAGCAAAGCGGTTCCGGTGCGTTGTTTGATAAACAGACAGTCATCAGGTTCATTTTAGCCTGTTTAATCCTTGCGGCCATCAATACATCTGTTTATACTTTTGTAACCTGGGTGCCGACACTGCTCGTTAAAAAGGGTATTACAATTTCTCATTCACTGGTTTTTACCATGCTGATGATGATTGGTGCGCCAATTGGGGCTTATGTCGGGCGGGTGACCGTCGATAAAATCGGACGTAAATGGAATATCGTTGGCGCATTTCTCATGACGGCCATCCTTGGCATTGCCTATGCCTTTCAGACAGACCCTATTTCCATTATGGTGATTGGTTTTTTCATGACGGTTTGTCTGTATGTGTTAATGGCCGTCGGTTTAGCTGTTTATGTTCCGGAGCTTTTTCCAACACCGATTCGTCTGCGTGCCAACGGAATGGCGCAGGCTTTCGGACGGTTATTTACCATTGTTACCCCCTATGCCGTCGCCTGGTTGCTCATTAATCAGGGCATGATCAGTATCTTTGTTCTCATGGGTATTTTTCTGGTTATAGTCGCCGTCTTTACCATCTTTTGCGGCCCGGAAACAAAACAGCAGATTCTGAAATAA
- the leuB gene encoding 3-isopropylmalate dehydrogenase: protein MSKTITVLPGDGIGPEVTDSAVSVLDYLFKTFHHDVRFVKERIGGAAIDTDGTPLPRKTIDQCLASDAVLLGAVGGPKWDGQSMNVRPEQGLLGIRKALGLFANIRPAKAFAPLIDASPLKRSYVEPVDFVIVRELTGGLYFGKPSERRGEHKEQVVDTLVYSEHEIERVVEKAFQMAEKRRKKLTSVDKANVLESSRMWREVVNQVAKHHPDVAVRHALVDSTAMQLIVNPGQFDVIVTENMFGDILSDEASVITGSLGMLPSASLRTDKLGLYEPVHGSAPDIAGQGKANPLATILSAAFLLHYSLDMDHEAALIEMAVQNVLEQGYHTPDLNVSADRATLVNTSEMTDQVINAIAQQAAKVN, encoded by the coding sequence ATGTCAAAAACCATAACGGTGCTTCCGGGTGACGGCATCGGGCCGGAAGTCACGGATTCAGCAGTCAGTGTGCTGGATTATCTTTTTAAAACTTTTCATCATGATGTACGTTTTGTTAAAGAACGGATCGGCGGGGCGGCGATTGATACAGACGGAACGCCGCTTCCACGGAAAACAATCGATCAATGTCTGGCGAGTGACGCAGTTCTGCTCGGCGCAGTCGGCGGGCCGAAATGGGACGGGCAATCGATGAATGTGCGGCCGGAGCAGGGGTTGCTCGGTATTCGCAAAGCGCTGGGGCTGTTCGCCAACATCCGCCCGGCAAAAGCCTTTGCACCGCTGATCGATGCGTCGCCACTAAAAAGGTCTTATGTTGAGCCTGTTGATTTTGTCATTGTCCGCGAACTGACTGGCGGGCTCTACTTTGGCAAACCGAGTGAGCGCCGCGGGGAACATAAGGAGCAGGTTGTCGACACATTGGTCTACAGCGAGCACGAAATTGAGCGTGTTGTCGAGAAAGCCTTCCAGATGGCGGAAAAAAGAAGAAAGAAGCTGACTTCAGTCGACAAAGCCAATGTGCTGGAGTCGAGCCGGATGTGGCGGGAAGTCGTCAACCAAGTGGCGAAGCACCATCCGGACGTTGCAGTCCGCCATGCACTGGTCGATTCAACAGCAATGCAGCTGATCGTTAATCCGGGCCAGTTCGATGTCATTGTGACGGAGAATATGTTCGGCGATATTTTGAGTGATGAGGCTTCCGTCATTACCGGATCACTCGGTATGCTGCCATCGGCAAGCCTGCGGACCGATAAGCTGGGCTTATATGAACCGGTTCACGGATCAGCGCCGGATATTGCCGGTCAGGGAAAGGCCAATCCGCTTGCCACCATTTTATCGGCTGCTTTCCTGCTGCATTACTCGCTGGATATGGACCATGAGGCCGCACTGATCGAAATGGCGGTGCAAAACGTGCTTGAACAGGGTTATCACACACCGGATCTGAATGTCAGTGCGGATCGCGCAACACTGGTAAACACTTCAGAAATGACAGATCAAGTGATTAACGCTATTGCTCAACAGGCAGCCAAGGTTAACTGA
- a CDS encoding GNAT family N-acetyltransferase, with protein MNTSILRNELVNAVELNELLATNNWDVHPIERLEEGIKASWGNVCVRNENRQLIGYARILSDGIRHAYICSVIVHPGFQKQGIGTAIMNESLDMLRENKLYPTLVASPGKKSYYEKLGFETESSGFTAMCIRKPF; from the coding sequence ATGAACACATCTATTCTAAGAAATGAGTTAGTGAATGCAGTCGAATTGAATGAACTTCTTGCCACTAACAACTGGGATGTTCACCCAATAGAGAGATTAGAAGAAGGAATTAAAGCATCTTGGGGGAATGTCTGTGTAAGAAATGAAAATAGGCAATTAATTGGATATGCTAGAATTTTGTCAGATGGCATTCGCCATGCCTACATATGCAGTGTCATTGTTCATCCCGGATTTCAAAAACAAGGAATTGGGACAGCGATAATGAATGAATCACTAGATATGCTAAGGGAGAACAAATTATATCCAACTTTAGTTGCCAGCCCCGGTAAGAAAAGTTATTACGAAAAATTGGGCTTTGAAACAGAGAGCAGTGGATTTACTGCAATGTGTATTCGAAAACCCTTTTAG
- a CDS encoding GNAT family N-acetyltransferase: MILLETERLILRELDLSDSSLIYKYSIERTMKEELPDQVYENENEAQKVIEFLNAKYQTNPQSYPLVYGVALKTTNTLIGHVGLSEISDGIEIGYAIDMSDQGNGFATEAVGAFTTWAKNNLGVSSIYGIVKASNKGSQKVLSNNHFILIKEEVKNSCFCQYDIEPE, translated from the coding sequence ATGATCCTTCTTGAGACTGAAAGGTTGATCCTACGTGAACTGGATTTAAGTGATTCTTCCTTAATTTACAAGTACAGTATTGAAAGGACTATGAAAGAAGAACTGCCAGACCAAGTGTATGAGAACGAAAATGAGGCTCAAAAAGTGATCGAATTCTTGAATGCAAAATATCAAACTAATCCTCAATCTTATCCACTCGTTTATGGCGTCGCTTTGAAAACAACCAACACATTAATTGGTCATGTTGGTTTAAGTGAAATATCGGATGGTATTGAGATTGGCTATGCAATTGATATGAGCGATCAAGGCAATGGTTTCGCAACGGAAGCGGTCGGAGCTTTTACAACATGGGCAAAGAACAATCTAGGTGTAAGCTCCATTTACGGAATTGTTAAAGCGAGTAATAAAGGCTCGCAAAAAGTTTTAAGTAACAATCATTTTATTTTAATAAAAGAAGAAGTCAAAAATAGTTGTTTTTGTCAATATGATATTGAGCCAGAGTGA
- a CDS encoding GNAT family N-acetyltransferase, with the protein MIREYCEKDEESWLRCRVLSFLHTAYYDNVLRRKEKYSHSSVELVAIESGQVVGLIDVEYEREPKTVCTLCSSLGGMIWNIAVHPDFQRRGIGAQLLLAAEQKLKERDIFELEAWTRDDPWVNDWYRKNGFKKISSYLHVFIEGEEVHDAVHSSIAGLKPLEAFAHYSGEDSEKIRKKFNRVHECRGYYKKLQ; encoded by the coding sequence TTGATCAGAGAATATTGCGAAAAAGATGAAGAAAGCTGGCTGCGCTGCCGCGTTCTTTCCTTTTTACATACGGCTTACTATGATAACGTTTTGCGGAGAAAGGAAAAATACAGTCATTCATCGGTTGAGCTTGTTGCGATAGAATCCGGACAAGTTGTTGGTCTGATTGATGTTGAATATGAAAGGGAACCGAAGACGGTTTGCACATTATGCTCTTCTCTGGGTGGGATGATCTGGAACATCGCTGTGCATCCTGATTTTCAGAGAAGGGGAATTGGTGCACAGCTGCTTCTGGCAGCGGAACAAAAGCTGAAAGAGCGTGACATTTTTGAACTTGAGGCGTGGACAAGAGACGATCCATGGGTGAATGACTGGTACCGGAAAAACGGGTTTAAAAAAATCAGCAGCTATCTCCACGTTTTTATCGAAGGAGAAGAGGTTCATGATGCCGTTCACTCTTCGATTGCCGGGTTGAAACCTCTTGAGGCGTTTGCCCATTATTCGGGCGAAGACTCTGAAAAAATAAGGAAAAAATTCAACCGTGTGCATGAATGCAGAGGCTATTATAAGAAATTACAATGA
- a CDS encoding LysE family translocator, translated as MFDISYFSAFLFTSLVILIAPGPDMAFIMSRSIGEGRKAGIATALGMQVGVFVHICLAAFGLSAILMTSAWAFQIVKYIGAAYLIYLGIQTLRRGKKINITSEKNTISVRKAFLQGALTDIFNPKVALFFLTFLPQFINPQVSNTIEQFFIFGLIFSVVGLVIDIVTSIMASLLRQKLSKNKRVLWWQQKISGFTLLSLGAWLAFERRN; from the coding sequence ATGTTTGACATATCATATTTTTCCGCCTTTCTTTTTACATCATTAGTGATTTTAATCGCGCCGGGACCGGATATGGCATTTATCATGAGCAGAAGCATTGGAGAGGGAAGAAAAGCGGGAATCGCAACAGCGTTGGGGATGCAGGTAGGTGTGTTTGTGCATATCTGTTTGGCAGCTTTTGGATTATCAGCCATTCTGATGACTTCTGCCTGGGCTTTTCAAATAGTAAAATATATTGGCGCGGCTTATCTCATTTATTTGGGTATTCAGACCTTAAGAAGAGGGAAAAAAATAAACATCACTTCAGAAAAAAACACGATTAGTGTCCGCAAAGCGTTCTTACAGGGGGCACTGACTGACATTTTTAATCCTAAAGTTGCGTTATTTTTCTTAACTTTTCTCCCACAATTTATCAATCCACAAGTATCAAATACTATTGAGCAGTTTTTTATATTTGGATTGATTTTCAGTGTTGTAGGTTTAGTCATTGACATCGTTACATCGATAATGGCGAGTTTGCTACGCCAAAAGCTGTCAAAGAACAAAAGGGTATTATGGTGGCAACAAAAAATAAGTGGTTTCACACTCCTTAGTTTGGGGGCATGGCTTGCCTTTGAAAGAAGAAATTAA